A genomic stretch from Aedes albopictus strain Foshan chromosome 2, AalbF5, whole genome shotgun sequence includes:
- the LOC109418070 gene encoding uncharacterized protein LOC109418070 isoform X2, with the protein MSEKTRSSGWLSQAIALVLLAMPHFISARIDNVVVVMPKGPRTLQMLGSISPQLLHTISDVLKPVPPNVVQVPVPYYPDQGNTPSIQHQKQYTNALNTPPSFDTIRNYVQKLKAKQKEFFDTQGYEYGLFTQPNTKPTSYHRPVEQKKKYKHKYKHHYEALFSQHPNELSYIGDANLEPQEEDNVYYTEPDAGNSNKYYYTNTEGHEFVLPPENEFRPVPLGGILDPDDAHFIEHGDELLLKTKHPDAAIVTPNQLDAFIEFENQLGLHPKYTEKRFSGIRRPVRIYHRNKRLKKNDRVGRASGDEDDDADFYDSDEEKKIGELDFEDVEDEIRTHENFEPKKTYTQVRHLETTVKKSKPENEPKIKEKVTISKTNIVYSERGEQETHFDHGAEESFGEFQSKSKLPKKHRGKRDVSSASFEEQDEGDEDDGTADSDDDNSSRENDIEFEFYPEHEYHEDINDTDKIYMPYAQALVFQNDTDMFVLPIPEALVDPRKLMGEDLLNFLDEAIKNSTEFLPPEKEKTVKISPEIQSLQGQELIQFLDEAIKTSNQYLLNGPGDAIELVNPPRLGGVDDVKEQAAPLRADHVIEFEMEPPRPEDVHSEVLKFTQQHVLPDAPEYEVVNFVQPFKTLLRLQKGAADDYEIEFDAQDPRQLHGEDLIRFLDEAIGNTSLYIPEEYNDPHKPTPYLRRAFHYVDVDTALGLADNISTEVTDYLKDRIVPQPVELESDDGSEFAPVRRTSDGNGDPGNYNDVSGRGKDKQSNPEVAVYNDVIRHIKNHMSASKSSKSKNGNVFMIAVPRSMRANKTRNVERRQDGAFDSLRLATVYPLPIFDINQFYPTVFSGNSGGGSFEIEDNKKDEFQQALEHEAERLVEKQSSKPPSKDQAPHEQRLSTKSHFRNGIPEAFHRDRSRYRGPRPGPQQFPHNSYAVKEKIRDYPQPTFKKPGPPYEAIPLPPSNPKTKLSSLNAASNQRAVRKPPPPQFSSVKKRKRTHHRPYKKLKRVPSGVRTKIRIIKR; encoded by the exons ATGAGTGAGAAGACACGAAGTTCAGGATGGTTATCGCAAGCGATCGCACTCGTGCTGCTAGCGATGCCCCATTTCATCAGTGCCAGAATAGACAACGTAGTGGTTGTGATGCCCAAAGGACCAAGAACACTGCAGATGCTTGGATCCATAAGTCCGCAGTTGCTGCATACGATAAGTGATGTCCTGAAGCCTGTCCCTCCCAACGTGGTTCAGGTTCCGGTTCCTTACTACCCGGACCAAGGAAATACTCCCTCGATCCAACATCAAAAGCAATATACAAATGCGCTCAACA CTCCACCATCCTTTGACACTATCCGTAACTATGTTCAGAAGCTGAAGGCCaaacagaaggaattcttcgataCTCAAGGCTACGAGTATGGCCTGTTCACGCAACCCAATACCAAACCGACCAGCTATCACAGACCCGTAGAGCAAAAAAAGAAATACAAGCACAAGTACAAGCATCACTACGAGGCTTTGTTCTCGCAGCATCCAAACGAACTGTCCTACATCGGAGACGCCAATTTGGAACCCCAAGAGGAGGATAACGTGTACTACACGGAGCCGGATGCTGGCAACAGCAACAAATACTACTACACCAACACAGAGGGCCACGAATTTGTACTGCCACCGGAAAACGAGTTCAGGCCAGTTCCACTGGGCGGAATCCTAGATCCGGACGATGCTCATTTCATTGAGCACGGAGATGAGCTTCTGTTGAAAACGAAACATCCCGATGCGGCGATCGTAACCCCCAACCAGCTGGATGCGTTCATCGAGTTTGAAAACCAGCTTGGGTTGCATCCCAAGTACACGGAGAAGAGAttttcaggtatcagaaggccagtCAGAATTTACCATCGCAATAAGCGGTTGAAGAAGAACGACCGAGTGGGACGGGCTAGTGGCGATGAGGACGATGATGCGGACTTTTACGATTCCGACGAGGAAAAGAAGATCGGTGAATTGGATTTTGAGGATGTCGAGGATGAGATCCGAACGCACGAGAATTTCGAACCGAAGAAGACTTATACGCAGGTGAGGCATCTGGAAACGACAGTGAAGAAGTCGAAACCAGAGAACGAACCAAAGATCAAGGAGAAGGTTACCATTTCCAAGACGAACATCGTCTATTCGGAGAGGGGGGAGCAGGAAACGCACTTCGACCATGGAGCGGAAGAGTCATTTGGTGAGTTCCAGTCAAAATCCAAGCTGCCGAAAAAGCATAGAGGTAAGCGTGATGTTAGCTCTGCATCGTTTGAGGAACAGGACGAAGGGGATGAAGACGATGGAACGGCGGACTCTGACGATGATAATAGCAGCCGGGAGAATGATATCGAGTTTGAGTTTTATCCGGAGCATGAATATCATGAGGATATCAATGATACCGATAAGATTTATATGCCGTACGCTCAGGCACTGGTATTCCAAAACGATACGGATATGTTTGTGTTGCCCATTCCAGAAGCATTGGTAGATCCACGAAAATTAATGGGCGAAGATCTGTTGAACTTTTTGGATGAGGCCATAAAGAATTCGACAGAGTTCTTACCCCCGGAAAAAGAGAAAACTGTCAAGATCAGCCCAGAGATACAAAGCCTTCAAGGCCAGGAGTTGATCCAGTTTTTGGATGAAGCAATTAAAACGTCCAACCAGTACCTGTTGAACGGGCCTGGAGATGCGATTGAGCTGGTGAATCCTCCACGGCTTGGCGGTGTAGATGATGTAAAAGAGCAGGCAGCACCTCTCAGAGCGGATCACGTAATCGAATTTGAAATGGAACCACCTAGGCCTGAGGATGTTCATAGCGAGGTCTTGAAGTTTACTCAGCAGCACGTGCTACCAGATGCTCCCGAATACGAGGTGGTCAATTTCGTGCAGCCATTCAAAACGTTGCTCAGACTGCAGAAGGGCGCTGCCGATGACTACGAGATCGAGTTCGATGCTCAGGATCCTAGGCAGTTGCATGGTGAAGATTTGATAAGGTTTTTGGATGAGGCTATTGGTAATACATCGCTCTATATTCCTGAAGAGTATAACGATCCCCATAAACCCACGCCGTACCTGAGGAGAGCGTTCCACTATGTGGATGTGGATACAGCCTTAGGATTGGCTGATAACATTTCTACGGAGGTGACGGATTATCTAAAGGATCGGATTGTACCGCAACCAGTTGAGTTAGAATCAGATGATGGAAGTGAGTTTGCTCCGGTCCGCAGAACGTCTGATGGTAACGGGGATCCCGGCAATTACAACGACGTATCCGGCAGGGGCAAAGACAAACAATCCAATCCAGAGGTAGCGGTCTATAACGATGTGATCAGGCACATCAAGAATCACATGTCCGCCAGTAAGTCATCCAAGTCCAAAAACGGAAACGTGTTCATGATTGCAGTTCCCAGAAGTATGCGAGCGAACAAAACTCGGAATGTTGAGAGGAGACAAGATGGCGCGTTTGATAGTTTACGGTTAGCAACCGTGTACCCGTTACCAATTTTCGATATCAACCAGTTTTATCCTACTGTTTTCTCGGGAAATTCGGGTGGTGGATCGTTTGAGATAGAGGACAATAAGAAGGACGAGTTCCAGCAAGCATTAGAGCATGAAGCAGAACGTCTAGTCGAGAAACAGAGCAGTAAACCGCCCTCTAAAGATCAAGCTCCGCACGAGCAACGGCTCTCGACAAAGTCCCATTTCCGAAATGGTATCCCAGAAGCATTTCACCGGGATCGAAGCCGCTATCGGGGACCTCGTCCTGGGCCGCAGCAGTTCCCGCACAATTCCTACGCTGTGAAGGAAAAGATCCGTGATTACCCTCAGCCGACGTTCAAGAAACCAGGCCCACCGTACGAGGCCATTCCCTTGCCACCGAGTAACCCAAAAACGAAGCTTTCTTCCCTGAATGCAGCCAGTAATCAGCGAGCTGTGCGGAAACCGCCTCCGCCCCAATTCTCGTCTGTGAAAAAGCGGAAACGAACACACCACCGTCCGTACAAGAAGCTGAAAAGGGTCCCAAGTGGGGTCCGGACCAAAATTCGCATCATCAAGCGTTGA
- the LOC109418070 gene encoding uncharacterized protein LOC109418070 isoform X1, which translates to MSEKTRSSGWLSQAIALVLLAMPHFISARIDNVVVVMPKGPRTLQMLGSISPQLLHTISDVLKPVPPNVVQVPVPYYPDQGNTPSIQHQKQYTNALNSAYFTSPFAHHVTPSTISTATSYTPFAHNTSPNSVPYPFSFDPHSIQPGPYDTPFMPKLKPSPVNPLHIENPPEIRFTPINLLPPAPPSFDTIRNYVQKLKAKQKEFFDTQGYEYGLFTQPNTKPTSYHRPVEQKKKYKHKYKHHYEALFSQHPNELSYIGDANLEPQEEDNVYYTEPDAGNSNKYYYTNTEGHEFVLPPENEFRPVPLGGILDPDDAHFIEHGDELLLKTKHPDAAIVTPNQLDAFIEFENQLGLHPKYTEKRFSGIRRPVRIYHRNKRLKKNDRVGRASGDEDDDADFYDSDEEKKIGELDFEDVEDEIRTHENFEPKKTYTQVRHLETTVKKSKPENEPKIKEKVTISKTNIVYSERGEQETHFDHGAEESFGEFQSKSKLPKKHRGKRDVSSASFEEQDEGDEDDGTADSDDDNSSRENDIEFEFYPEHEYHEDINDTDKIYMPYAQALVFQNDTDMFVLPIPEALVDPRKLMGEDLLNFLDEAIKNSTEFLPPEKEKTVKISPEIQSLQGQELIQFLDEAIKTSNQYLLNGPGDAIELVNPPRLGGVDDVKEQAAPLRADHVIEFEMEPPRPEDVHSEVLKFTQQHVLPDAPEYEVVNFVQPFKTLLRLQKGAADDYEIEFDAQDPRQLHGEDLIRFLDEAIGNTSLYIPEEYNDPHKPTPYLRRAFHYVDVDTALGLADNISTEVTDYLKDRIVPQPVELESDDGSEFAPVRRTSDGNGDPGNYNDVSGRGKDKQSNPEVAVYNDVIRHIKNHMSASKSSKSKNGNVFMIAVPRSMRANKTRNVERRQDGAFDSLRLATVYPLPIFDINQFYPTVFSGNSGGGSFEIEDNKKDEFQQALEHEAERLVEKQSSKPPSKDQAPHEQRLSTKSHFRNGIPEAFHRDRSRYRGPRPGPQQFPHNSYAVKEKIRDYPQPTFKKPGPPYEAIPLPPSNPKTKLSSLNAASNQRAVRKPPPPQFSSVKKRKRTHHRPYKKLKRVPSGVRTKIRIIKR; encoded by the coding sequence ATGAGTGAGAAGACACGAAGTTCAGGATGGTTATCGCAAGCGATCGCACTCGTGCTGCTAGCGATGCCCCATTTCATCAGTGCCAGAATAGACAACGTAGTGGTTGTGATGCCCAAAGGACCAAGAACACTGCAGATGCTTGGATCCATAAGTCCGCAGTTGCTGCATACGATAAGTGATGTCCTGAAGCCTGTCCCTCCCAACGTGGTTCAGGTTCCGGTTCCTTACTACCCGGACCAAGGAAATACTCCCTCGATCCAACATCAAAAGCAATATACAAATGCGCTCAACAGTGCGTACTTCACTAGTCCATTCGCACACCATGTCACGCCTTCGACAATTAGCACAGCGACCTCGTACACCCCATTTGCTCACAACACATCTCCCAACAGTGTACCATATCCATTCAGCTTTGACCCCCATAGCATCCAACCCGGTCCATACGATACTCCATTCATGCCCAAACTCAAGCCTAGTCCAGTCAACCCATTGCACATCGAAAATCCCCCAGAAATCAGATTCACCCCCATCAATCTACTCCCACCAGCTCCACCATCCTTTGACACTATCCGTAACTATGTTCAGAAGCTGAAGGCCaaacagaaggaattcttcgataCTCAAGGCTACGAGTATGGCCTGTTCACGCAACCCAATACCAAACCGACCAGCTATCACAGACCCGTAGAGCAAAAAAAGAAATACAAGCACAAGTACAAGCATCACTACGAGGCTTTGTTCTCGCAGCATCCAAACGAACTGTCCTACATCGGAGACGCCAATTTGGAACCCCAAGAGGAGGATAACGTGTACTACACGGAGCCGGATGCTGGCAACAGCAACAAATACTACTACACCAACACAGAGGGCCACGAATTTGTACTGCCACCGGAAAACGAGTTCAGGCCAGTTCCACTGGGCGGAATCCTAGATCCGGACGATGCTCATTTCATTGAGCACGGAGATGAGCTTCTGTTGAAAACGAAACATCCCGATGCGGCGATCGTAACCCCCAACCAGCTGGATGCGTTCATCGAGTTTGAAAACCAGCTTGGGTTGCATCCCAAGTACACGGAGAAGAGAttttcaggtatcagaaggccagtCAGAATTTACCATCGCAATAAGCGGTTGAAGAAGAACGACCGAGTGGGACGGGCTAGTGGCGATGAGGACGATGATGCGGACTTTTACGATTCCGACGAGGAAAAGAAGATCGGTGAATTGGATTTTGAGGATGTCGAGGATGAGATCCGAACGCACGAGAATTTCGAACCGAAGAAGACTTATACGCAGGTGAGGCATCTGGAAACGACAGTGAAGAAGTCGAAACCAGAGAACGAACCAAAGATCAAGGAGAAGGTTACCATTTCCAAGACGAACATCGTCTATTCGGAGAGGGGGGAGCAGGAAACGCACTTCGACCATGGAGCGGAAGAGTCATTTGGTGAGTTCCAGTCAAAATCCAAGCTGCCGAAAAAGCATAGAGGTAAGCGTGATGTTAGCTCTGCATCGTTTGAGGAACAGGACGAAGGGGATGAAGACGATGGAACGGCGGACTCTGACGATGATAATAGCAGCCGGGAGAATGATATCGAGTTTGAGTTTTATCCGGAGCATGAATATCATGAGGATATCAATGATACCGATAAGATTTATATGCCGTACGCTCAGGCACTGGTATTCCAAAACGATACGGATATGTTTGTGTTGCCCATTCCAGAAGCATTGGTAGATCCACGAAAATTAATGGGCGAAGATCTGTTGAACTTTTTGGATGAGGCCATAAAGAATTCGACAGAGTTCTTACCCCCGGAAAAAGAGAAAACTGTCAAGATCAGCCCAGAGATACAAAGCCTTCAAGGCCAGGAGTTGATCCAGTTTTTGGATGAAGCAATTAAAACGTCCAACCAGTACCTGTTGAACGGGCCTGGAGATGCGATTGAGCTGGTGAATCCTCCACGGCTTGGCGGTGTAGATGATGTAAAAGAGCAGGCAGCACCTCTCAGAGCGGATCACGTAATCGAATTTGAAATGGAACCACCTAGGCCTGAGGATGTTCATAGCGAGGTCTTGAAGTTTACTCAGCAGCACGTGCTACCAGATGCTCCCGAATACGAGGTGGTCAATTTCGTGCAGCCATTCAAAACGTTGCTCAGACTGCAGAAGGGCGCTGCCGATGACTACGAGATCGAGTTCGATGCTCAGGATCCTAGGCAGTTGCATGGTGAAGATTTGATAAGGTTTTTGGATGAGGCTATTGGTAATACATCGCTCTATATTCCTGAAGAGTATAACGATCCCCATAAACCCACGCCGTACCTGAGGAGAGCGTTCCACTATGTGGATGTGGATACAGCCTTAGGATTGGCTGATAACATTTCTACGGAGGTGACGGATTATCTAAAGGATCGGATTGTACCGCAACCAGTTGAGTTAGAATCAGATGATGGAAGTGAGTTTGCTCCGGTCCGCAGAACGTCTGATGGTAACGGGGATCCCGGCAATTACAACGACGTATCCGGCAGGGGCAAAGACAAACAATCCAATCCAGAGGTAGCGGTCTATAACGATGTGATCAGGCACATCAAGAATCACATGTCCGCCAGTAAGTCATCCAAGTCCAAAAACGGAAACGTGTTCATGATTGCAGTTCCCAGAAGTATGCGAGCGAACAAAACTCGGAATGTTGAGAGGAGACAAGATGGCGCGTTTGATAGTTTACGGTTAGCAACCGTGTACCCGTTACCAATTTTCGATATCAACCAGTTTTATCCTACTGTTTTCTCGGGAAATTCGGGTGGTGGATCGTTTGAGATAGAGGACAATAAGAAGGACGAGTTCCAGCAAGCATTAGAGCATGAAGCAGAACGTCTAGTCGAGAAACAGAGCAGTAAACCGCCCTCTAAAGATCAAGCTCCGCACGAGCAACGGCTCTCGACAAAGTCCCATTTCCGAAATGGTATCCCAGAAGCATTTCACCGGGATCGAAGCCGCTATCGGGGACCTCGTCCTGGGCCGCAGCAGTTCCCGCACAATTCCTACGCTGTGAAGGAAAAGATCCGTGATTACCCTCAGCCGACGTTCAAGAAACCAGGCCCACCGTACGAGGCCATTCCCTTGCCACCGAGTAACCCAAAAACGAAGCTTTCTTCCCTGAATGCAGCCAGTAATCAGCGAGCTGTGCGGAAACCGCCTCCGCCCCAATTCTCGTCTGTGAAAAAGCGGAAACGAACACACCACCGTCCGTACAAGAAGCTGAAAAGGGTCCCAAGTGGGGTCCGGACCAAAATTCGCATCATCAAGCGTTGA